One part of the Nematostella vectensis chromosome 8, jaNemVect1.1, whole genome shotgun sequence genome encodes these proteins:
- the LOC125570282 gene encoding uncharacterized protein LOC125570282, which translates to MDKDGEIEKSSHGIEFKEEHTNANKSPKLRGLKPKTHKSEVGSIANARNKTETLKLDRSLSNYDKQCSKAVKSIEFAQRSFLDNLQARKSKAGRKISTDVWFSTQRRGSSPVLLTERLRNAEVPEGTVNARNINRLFVHRHSLPTDSLIGYGKGSQPKTEASAAFLGTKPYTKSRSFSNLEFLKEESLTNFQRSGSLPKLDPLLLEQSKRKAFSSLGKGDTGDKKQTGKANPLGRNRNWQGKIKLKDSFSKSNSMIVDYTEKCDDVIEGQLVSKPIVRKTFQPLPAIVVDFDNSTTTSRAHDEKTSPRDD; encoded by the coding sequence ATGGATAAGGACGGAGAGATAGAAAAAAGCAGCCATGGGATAGAGTTCAAAGAAGAGCACACAAATGCAAACAAATCTCCTAAACTTCGCGGCCTGAAACCGAAGACTCATAAAAGCGAGGTAGGGAGCATTGCCAatgcaagaaacaaaaccgagaCTTTGAAACTGGACAGAAGTTTGTCTAATTACGATAAACAGTGCTCGAAAGCGGTCAAATCAATAGAGTTTGCACAGAGGTCATTCCTAGATAACTTGCAAGCTAGAAAGAGTAAGGCGGGGAGGAAAATAAGCACAGATGTATGGTTTTCCACTCAGCGAAGAGGTTCATCTCCTGTCTTGTTGACTGAGCGATTACGAAATGCTGAAGTACCTGAAGGTACTGTTAATGCCAGAAATATTAATAGACTGTTCGTACATCGCCATTCGCTGCCGACCGACTCGCTAATAGGCTACGGAAAAGGCTCACAACCCAAGACAGAGGCATCCGCTGCCTTTCTCGGGACCAAACCATACACTAAGAGCAGATCGTTTAGTAACTTAGAGTTCCTGAAAGAGGAGTCCTTGACTAATTTCCAAAGATCAGGGAGCTTGCCGAAGCTGGATCCTCTATTGCTTGAGCAGAGTAAACGGAAAGCTTTTTCGTCACTGGGAAAAGGAGACACTGGCGACAAAAAACAAACTGGTAAAGCAAACCCACTAGGAAGAAATCGCAACTGGCAAGGGAAAATCAAACTAAAGgattcgttttcaaaaagcAATTCAATGATAGTGGATTATACTGAAAAATGCGATGATGTCATCGAAGGTCAGTTAGTTTCTAAACCAATTGTCAGAAAAACATTTCAGCCTTTGCCGGCTATTGTTGTTGATTTCGACAATTCTACGACAACAAGCCGAGCCCACGATGAAAAAACGTCGCCGAGAGACGACTAG